The window GCTTCGACCTCGACATGACCCTGGTCGACTCGCGTCCCGGCATCGCCGACACGTTCCGGGCGTTGACGGCCCGCACGGGGGTGCACGTGGACGCGGCGGCCGCCGTGGCGCGGCTCGGCCCGCCGCTGCGTACGGAGATCGCCCGCTGGTTCCCGCCGGAGCAGGTCGACGAGGCCGTCCGGACGTACCGCGAGCTGTATCCGGCGTACGCGATCACACCCACCGTCCCGCTGCCCGGGGCGGTCGCCGCGATCGACGCGGTACGCGAACGCGGCGGGCGGGTGCTGGTGGTCACCGCCAAGCACGGCCGCCTGGCCCGGCTGCACCTCGACCACCTGGGCCTGGTGGTCGACGAGGTGGCCGGCGACCTGTTCGCGGAGGGGAAGGCGACCGCCCTGCGGCAGCACGGCGCGACCCACTACGTCGGCGACCACGTGGCCGACATGGTGGCGGCGGGGGCGGCGGGCGTACCCGGCATCGGGGTCGCCACGGGCCCGTGTGCCGCCGACG is drawn from Micromonospora sp. NBC_01740 and contains these coding sequences:
- a CDS encoding HAD family hydrolase, which translates into the protein MAALTVGFDLDMTLVDSRPGIADTFRALTARTGVHVDAAAAVARLGPPLRTEIARWFPPEQVDEAVRTYRELYPAYAITPTVPLPGAVAAIDAVRERGGRVLVVTAKHGRLARLHLDHLGLVVDEVAGDLFAEGKATALRQHGATHYVGDHVADMVAAGAAGVPGIGVATGPCAADELRAAGAAVVLDDLTGFPAALDGMIRLALER